In Phormidium yuhuli AB48, one genomic interval encodes:
- a CDS encoding DNA-binding response regulator: MATPEQQQEILSLRERQLTPKQIARKLGLRPAEVKAVIKAGAIETESQRLARGEQGPLIGCWCDGGTYDILFNPKGKELEDEKRSEGGLSIVTVIRSVRPPRCQVAVYLVDYQCLGVKNALPLRSISESGIASTLALLYEAYPEEPEPITLAQAQALVLGGEQYGKSLGFDPHPDFEEVRDFLGEWDGEVPFEFGYKGEPLYIQGPDDDAGEIIRTLEKNVGKGKFDYLLVASDLSFEQGLLGF, translated from the coding sequence ATGGCCACCCCTGAACAACAACAGGAAATTCTGAGTCTGCGGGAGCGACAACTGACCCCGAAACAGATTGCTCGTAAATTAGGATTGCGTCCCGCCGAAGTGAAGGCAGTCATCAAGGCCGGGGCCATTGAGACTGAGTCCCAACGCCTGGCCCGGGGCGAACAGGGCCCCCTTATCGGCTGTTGGTGCGATGGGGGAACCTACGACATCTTGTTCAATCCCAAGGGAAAGGAGCTAGAAGACGAGAAACGGTCCGAGGGTGGACTCTCGATTGTGACGGTGATTCGTTCTGTTCGTCCTCCCAGGTGTCAGGTCGCCGTGTATTTGGTTGACTACCAATGTTTAGGGGTTAAGAATGCCCTACCGCTGCGTTCTATCAGTGAGTCTGGCATTGCCAGCACTCTGGCGTTGCTCTATGAAGCCTATCCAGAGGAGCCAGAACCCATCACCCTGGCCCAAGCCCAAGCCCTCGTGTTGGGTGGCGAACAGTATGGGAAGTCCCTAGGATTCGATCCTCATCCAGATTTTGAGGAGGTTCGGGACTTTCTCGGCGAGTGGGATGGAGAGGTTCCCTTTGAGTTCGGCTATAAGGGTGAGCCGTTGTATATCCAGGGTCCCGATGACGATGCGGGTGAGATTATCAGGACGCTTGAGAAAAATGTGGGGAAAGGGAAGTTTGATTATCTCCTAGTCGCGTCTGACCTCTCATTTGAGCAAGGTCTGTTGGGATTCTAG
- a CDS encoding ABC transporter substrate-binding protein, protein MRGFGKRRWPTLAAILSFCIVLVVSCQQLDSDRGQVNAVGDRIRLGTTAQIVTLDPADAYEQSSMMAIANLGETLYRYELDDEDQLILVPTLATDLPRLSDDELTYTIPVREDVVFHDGTPFDAEAMAFSLRRFRDNGGRASFLLGDLLGDIEATGEYELTLTLNYPFAGFTALLTFPGLCAISPAAYEIGEGQFFPSQFVGTGPYRLGTYGSDSVSFEIFPDYWGDAPKNQGIDMRRFSSQANLYNAFLTGGVDVAYQQLDPDQIRSLEDLAPERGFKVVEAESTTISYLVLNVNQPPFDQLEVRQALAAIMDRPLLNERVFYDQAEPLYSLIPPAFESHRPLFAERYGDGNFEKARALLQEAGFSAERPLVVDMWFPSSSVPGRLGATILQALTERDLEGLVTIEPRSVEAATAYGYLDKGVYPTFLLSWYADFFDPDNYVKPFLECQEGSPESGCRLGETQYHGSFFYDSRANELLQAQRQASDPLFRDRLLVELQEIVVEQVPYIPLWQNKDYAFAQGEISGVTLSKTQQVLPFASIGR, encoded by the coding sequence ATGAGAGGATTTGGCAAAAGACGTTGGCCCACCCTGGCGGCCATCCTTAGTTTTTGTATTGTCCTGGTCGTCAGTTGTCAGCAGCTGGATTCCGATAGGGGACAGGTCAACGCCGTGGGCGATCGCATCCGCCTAGGAACCACCGCCCAAATTGTCACCCTCGACCCGGCCGACGCCTATGAACAGTCTTCGATGATGGCGATCGCCAATTTGGGAGAAACCCTATACCGCTACGAACTCGACGACGAGGACCAACTCATCCTCGTCCCCACCCTCGCCACCGACTTACCCCGTCTGAGTGACGATGAACTGACCTATACCATCCCTGTCCGAGAGGATGTCGTCTTCCATGACGGAACCCCCTTCGATGCCGAAGCCATGGCCTTCTCCCTACGGCGCTTTCGCGACAATGGAGGACGCGCCTCCTTTCTCTTGGGAGACTTACTCGGAGACATTGAAGCCACCGGTGAGTATGAGTTGACCCTCACCCTGAATTATCCCTTTGCCGGCTTTACCGCACTGCTCACCTTCCCCGGCCTCTGCGCCATTTCCCCCGCCGCCTATGAAATCGGCGAAGGGCAATTCTTCCCCAGTCAATTTGTGGGAACCGGCCCCTATCGCTTAGGAACCTATGGCAGTGATTCCGTCAGTTTTGAGATTTTCCCCGACTATTGGGGCGATGCGCCTAAAAATCAGGGCATTGATATGCGGCGTTTTTCCAGCCAGGCCAACCTCTATAATGCCTTCCTGACAGGAGGGGTGGATGTGGCCTATCAACAACTGGACCCTGACCAAATCCGAAGCCTAGAAGACCTGGCCCCGGAGCGGGGGTTTAAGGTGGTCGAGGCCGAGAGTACCACCATTTCCTATCTCGTCTTAAACGTCAATCAGCCTCCCTTTGACCAGCTCGAAGTCCGTCAGGCCCTAGCAGCAATCATGGATCGGCCTCTGTTGAATGAGCGGGTGTTTTACGACCAGGCAGAACCCCTCTATAGTCTCATTCCACCTGCATTTGAGTCTCACCGTCCCCTCTTTGCTGAACGCTACGGAGATGGCAATTTTGAGAAAGCCAGGGCGTTATTACAAGAGGCGGGATTTTCCGCTGAACGTCCCTTGGTGGTAGACATGTGGTTTCCCTCCAGTTCCGTCCCCGGTCGTCTCGGTGCCACCATTCTACAGGCGCTGACGGAACGAGATTTAGAGGGATTAGTCACCATTGAGCCTCGTAGTGTGGAGGCGGCTACCGCCTATGGCTATTTGGATAAGGGGGTTTATCCCACTTTTCTCCTCTCCTGGTATGCAGACTTTTTCGATCCAGACAACTACGTGAAACCCTTTTTAGAATGTCAGGAGGGGTCGCCGGAGTCTGGGTGTCGGTTAGGAGAAACCCAGTATCATGGTTCATTCTTCTACGATTCCCGCGCCAATGAACTCTTGCAGGCTCAGCGTCAAGCCTCCGATCCCTTGTTTCGCGATCGCCTGTTAGTGGAATTACAAGAGATTGTCGTCGAGCAAGTCCCCTACATTCCCCTTTGGCAGAATAAGGATTATGCCTTTGCCCAGGGAGAAATTTCCGGGGTAACCTTAAGCAAGACCCAGCAAGTGCTACCTTTTGCCTCCATTGGCCGTTAG